Proteins encoded together in one Acidimicrobiales bacterium window:
- a CDS encoding response regulator transcription factor has protein sequence MAKVAAAEPARPAAVPTRSCGKLLVVDDDPEVRGMLSRLLEADGYRVTEATTGVEAIGVLGKTPPDLVILDVMLTTEDGFDVLAAIRRTSDIPVILVTARGQETDRVLGLKLGADDYIVKPFSPAELAARVGTVLRRSSNRRPAAPTGALEFGELSIDTLAREIRVAGTLVETTAKEFALLAFLAGSPRQVFTREQLLAQVWDSSSEWQDAGTVTEHIRRIRRKIEADPDTPRWVRTVRGVGYRFEP, from the coding sequence GTGGCGAAAGTGGCAGCGGCAGAACCGGCCCGCCCCGCGGCGGTGCCGACCCGATCGTGCGGGAAGCTCCTGGTCGTCGACGACGACCCCGAGGTCCGGGGCATGCTGTCGCGACTGCTCGAGGCCGACGGCTACCGCGTCACCGAGGCGACCACCGGGGTCGAGGCCATCGGCGTCCTGGGGAAGACGCCCCCCGACCTGGTGATCCTCGACGTCATGCTCACCACCGAGGACGGCTTCGACGTCCTGGCCGCCATCCGCCGCACGAGCGACATCCCGGTCATCCTGGTCACCGCCCGGGGCCAGGAGACCGACCGGGTCCTCGGCCTCAAGCTGGGTGCAGACGACTACATCGTGAAGCCGTTCTCCCCCGCCGAGCTGGCCGCCCGGGTGGGGACCGTCCTGCGCCGCAGCTCCAACCGCAGGCCGGCGGCACCCACCGGCGCCCTCGAGTTCGGCGAGCTGTCCATCGACACGCTGGCCCGCGAGATCCGGGTGGCGGGCACGCTGGTCGAGACGACGGCCAAGGAGTTCGCCCTGCTGGCCTTCCTGGCCGGCTCACCGCGCCAGGTCTTCACCCGGGAGCAGCTGCTCGCCCAGGTGTGGGACTCCTCGTCGGAGTGGCAGGACGCCGGCACGGTGACCGAGCACATCCGCCGCATCCGCCGCAAGATCGAGGCCGACCCCGACACGCCGCGCTGGGTGCGCACCGTCCGAGGCGTGGGGTACCGCTTCGAGCCCTGA
- a CDS encoding GAF domain-containing protein — translation MNRWKSRSVGPVAPTRARRGHEAFGPDWDTTPADPTAIVPDDRGPEADRLLRQALGRHMFLGEAALVVSWALFAVIVFRFLVESHRTAASITLGWLFVGGSFVMVLVILLFRRVAERRIRLGLHDAGVALRSIQSVTDPGLSFLPLDSLLDELLARTGRVVGGDVAAIFLLAEDGATLTVRASYGLDAPSTEDVHVPVGEGVVGEVAARAQAVIVNDVEAAATAPMLREQMASLVAAPLLVGGMVIGVVQVGTRAHHRFQGRDLQLLQLVADRSAASIERARLDEAERRSRLGAEHARQHVALLARAADVLATALESYDEAMVRLVEVVVPSFADWFSVDVVDEQGTLRRVAHGARGRLAETTARHPHPEGETLVRQVLASGRPEVVMRSRRDGAPHGGEPAAYGSYIETPADSRIESMFVVPVHLRGLSFGALSFVTGEGRRGYRRSDLETARGLAERVAIAVERVLLWSESRQAEQAATRHAGQLRRLMEAALAVNAPLAEPQVLRVLSEHARRVLDAGQAVVLAVPVGDGAAPSGTAVDAEADTEVEVEVEVTAPVGLLEATAPVVDGARRLMARANRPMRHAGGVLEGFDDAAAAADLAVMGSPTVPWMAVPLVDSTGTRRRAIVVLGRDRPFNVEDESVLVLLAQMATVALDNARLYQAVQGNEQRLQAVVESSPLAIAELDLDGVATWWNRAAGTLLGWDGATSGQRRIPAADSAASSMLARLWERTRHGEATVGVQVTARRDDEVVELSVSTAALQDHEGTVTGILAVAEDVTERQRMLEQFQQAERMGAMARLAGGVAHDFNNLLTVILGCSEIMLRRLATDDPLVAEVEAIQRAGERAAALTSQLLAIGHRQVGQPEVVDPDAVVGAMAPMLTRALGEDVQLDLIPAEPAGRILVDPAELERAVLNMAINARDAMPRGGRFVIRTRMVGAERPVPQQIVALAVGDTGMGMDAETAEHCFEPFFTTKGMAKGTGLGLAAVHAMVTQAGGQVSLDTAPGRGTTITLWFPAVEAEDRQLEDGPPELDTSVGDELVLVAEDEDELRRLAVRELEERGYLVLAAANGVEALAVARSLERPVDLLVTDVVMPEMNGVELAETLVGTWPSMAVLFVSGHLDEAAMTRNPLDLDADLLPKPFTPGQLGRRARQALDRAAAVRDSRPLPAQQRDRATGT, via the coding sequence GTGAACCGCTGGAAGTCACGGAGCGTGGGGCCGGTCGCCCCGACCCGCGCGCGGCGTGGGCACGAGGCGTTCGGGCCCGACTGGGACACGACCCCGGCGGACCCCACCGCCATCGTCCCCGACGACCGCGGGCCCGAGGCGGACCGGCTCCTGCGCCAGGCGCTGGGCCGTCACATGTTCCTGGGCGAGGCCGCCCTGGTCGTCAGCTGGGCGCTGTTCGCGGTGATCGTCTTCCGCTTCCTCGTCGAGAGCCACCGGACGGCGGCCAGCATCACCCTGGGCTGGCTCTTCGTCGGGGGCAGCTTCGTCATGGTCCTGGTCATCCTGCTGTTCCGGCGGGTGGCCGAGCGCCGCATCCGCCTGGGCCTGCACGACGCCGGCGTGGCGCTGCGCTCCATCCAGTCGGTCACCGACCCGGGCCTGTCCTTCCTGCCGCTCGACTCCCTCCTCGACGAGCTGCTGGCCCGGACCGGCCGGGTGGTGGGGGGCGACGTGGCCGCCATCTTCCTGCTGGCCGAGGACGGCGCCACCCTGACGGTGCGGGCCTCCTACGGCCTGGACGCGCCGTCCACCGAGGACGTCCACGTGCCCGTGGGCGAAGGGGTCGTCGGTGAGGTGGCCGCCCGCGCCCAGGCGGTCATCGTCAACGACGTCGAGGCGGCGGCGACCGCACCCATGCTGCGCGAGCAGATGGCCTCGTTGGTGGCCGCGCCTCTCCTCGTGGGGGGCATGGTCATCGGCGTCGTCCAGGTCGGCACGCGGGCCCATCACCGGTTCCAGGGCCGCGACCTGCAGCTGCTGCAACTGGTGGCGGACCGATCGGCCGCCTCCATCGAGCGGGCCCGGCTGGACGAGGCCGAGCGCCGCAGCCGGCTCGGTGCCGAGCACGCCCGGCAGCACGTGGCCTTGCTGGCCCGCGCCGCCGACGTGCTCGCCACCGCGTTGGAGTCCTACGACGAGGCCATGGTGCGGCTCGTCGAGGTGGTCGTCCCGTCGTTCGCCGACTGGTTCTCCGTCGACGTCGTGGACGAGCAGGGGACGCTGCGCCGGGTGGCCCACGGCGCGCGCGGGCGCCTCGCCGAGACCACGGCCCGCCACCCCCACCCCGAGGGCGAGACGCTCGTGCGGCAGGTGCTCGCCAGCGGCCGGCCCGAGGTCGTCATGCGGTCGCGTCGAGACGGGGCGCCCCACGGTGGTGAGCCCGCGGCCTACGGCAGCTACATCGAGACGCCGGCCGATTCGAGGATCGAGTCGATGTTCGTGGTGCCCGTGCACCTGCGCGGCCTGTCGTTCGGGGCGCTCAGCTTCGTCACCGGGGAGGGCCGGCGCGGCTACCGCCGCTCCGACCTCGAAACCGCCCGCGGCCTCGCCGAGCGGGTCGCCATCGCGGTGGAGCGCGTCCTGCTGTGGAGCGAGAGCCGCCAGGCCGAGCAGGCCGCCACCCGCCACGCCGGCCAGCTGCGCCGTCTCATGGAGGCCGCCCTCGCCGTCAACGCGCCGCTGGCCGAGCCCCAGGTGCTGCGGGTCCTGTCCGAGCACGCCCGTCGGGTGCTCGACGCCGGGCAGGCGGTGGTCCTGGCCGTCCCGGTGGGCGACGGTGCGGCGCCGTCGGGCACAGCGGTCGACGCCGAGGCCGACACCGAGGTCGAGGTGGAGGTGGAGGTGACCGCCCCGGTGGGTCTGCTCGAGGCGACGGCGCCCGTCGTCGACGGCGCCCGTCGTCTGATGGCGCGCGCCAACCGGCCGATGCGCCATGCCGGCGGCGTGCTCGAGGGATTCGACGACGCCGCCGCCGCCGCCGATCTGGCCGTCATGGGCTCGCCCACGGTCCCGTGGATGGCGGTCCCCCTCGTCGACTCGACGGGTACGCGCCGGCGGGCCATCGTCGTCCTCGGGAGGGATCGGCCCTTCAACGTCGAGGACGAGTCGGTGCTGGTCCTGCTGGCCCAGATGGCCACCGTCGCCCTCGACAACGCCCGCCTCTACCAGGCCGTGCAGGGCAACGAGCAGCGCCTGCAGGCCGTCGTGGAGTCCTCACCCCTCGCCATCGCCGAGCTCGACCTCGATGGCGTGGCCACGTGGTGGAACCGCGCCGCGGGGACGCTGCTCGGATGGGACGGCGCGACGTCGGGACAGCGTCGCATCCCGGCCGCCGACAGCGCGGCCTCCTCGATGCTGGCCCGTCTGTGGGAGCGCACCCGGCACGGCGAGGCGACGGTGGGCGTACAGGTGACGGCCCGGCGCGACGACGAAGTGGTCGAGCTGTCGGTGTCGACGGCCGCGCTCCAGGACCACGAGGGGACGGTGACCGGCATCCTGGCCGTCGCCGAGGACGTCACCGAGCGCCAGCGGATGCTCGAGCAGTTCCAGCAGGCGGAGCGGATGGGGGCCATGGCCCGCCTGGCCGGCGGCGTGGCGCACGACTTCAACAACCTGCTCACCGTGATCCTCGGGTGCAGCGAGATCATGTTGCGGCGCCTCGCCACCGACGACCCGCTCGTCGCCGAGGTGGAGGCCATCCAGCGCGCCGGCGAGCGGGCCGCCGCTCTCACGAGCCAGCTCCTCGCCATCGGCCACCGCCAGGTCGGCCAGCCCGAGGTCGTCGACCCCGACGCCGTGGTGGGGGCCATGGCGCCCATGCTCACCCGGGCGCTGGGGGAGGACGTGCAGCTCGACCTGATCCCCGCCGAGCCCGCCGGCCGCATCCTCGTCGACCCGGCCGAGCTCGAGCGCGCCGTGCTCAACATGGCCATCAACGCCAGAGACGCCATGCCCAGGGGGGGCCGGTTCGTCATCCGGACGCGCATGGTGGGGGCCGAGCGGCCCGTGCCCCAGCAGATCGTGGCGCTGGCGGTGGGCGACACCGGGATGGGCATGGACGCCGAGACCGCCGAGCACTGCTTCGAGCCGTTCTTCACGACCAAGGGGATGGCCAAGGGCACCGGGCTCGGGCTGGCGGCGGTCCACGCCATGGTGACGCAGGCCGGCGGCCAGGTGAGCCTCGACACCGCGCCGGGGCGCGGCACGACCATCACGCTGTGGTTCCCCGCCGTGGAGGCCGAGGACCGCCAGCTCGAGGACGGGCCGCCCGAGCTCGACACGAGCGTCGGCGACGAGCTCGTCCTGGTGGCCGAGGACGAGGACGAGCTGCGGCGCCTGGCGGTGCGCGAGCTCGAGGAGCGCGGCTACCTCGTGCTGGCGGCCGCCAACGGGGTTGAGGCGTTGGCCGTGGCGCGCTCGCTCGAGCGCCCTGTCGACCTGCTCGTCACCGACGTCGTCATGCCCGAGATGAACGGCGTCGAGCTCGCCGAGACGCTCGTGGGCACGTGGCCCTCGATGGCCGTGCTGTTCGTGTCGGGGCACCTCGACGAGGCCGCCATGACCCGCAACCCGCTCGACCTCGACGCCGACCTGCTGCCGAAGCCGTTCACGCCCGGCCAACTCGGGCGCCGGGCCCGCCAGGCACTCGACCGGGCGGCCGCCGTCCGGGACAGCCGGCCGCTGCCGGCGCAGCAGCGTGACCGGGCGACCGGGACCTGA
- a CDS encoding type IV pilus twitching motility protein PilT produces the protein MPVARSTAEIDVWLEELWQTRGTDLLLTAGAPPLVRVDGEMRPVTGGEMFSTISVERVIKDVIGPDLVASYEAEREIDFAFSWKDRARLRCNAFHQRDTCALSLRIIPYEIPGFAQLGIPPAVEALVELPMGLVIVTGPTGSGKSTTLAAMIDYINRYRKCHIITIEDPIEYVHANHRSAVSQREVGTDTVSFERALRSVLREDPDVLLVGEMRDLESIATTLTIAETGHLVFATLHTNDSAQAIDRIVDIFPSDRREQIQVQLASTLEGVIYQRLVPRIGGGLVSAYEVLMANHAVRNLIREGKTRQLRNVVSTHQSEGMQTLEMGLNQLMAEDLIDYETALRVSLYPKEVERPRQYAQMQKVQAPEPVLEPVMPGAMVASPDNPRVTSF, from the coding sequence ATGCCCGTTGCCCGCAGCACCGCGGAGATCGATGTCTGGCTCGAGGAGCTCTGGCAGACGCGTGGCACCGACCTGCTGCTCACCGCCGGTGCCCCCCCGCTCGTGCGGGTCGACGGAGAGATGCGCCCGGTCACCGGCGGCGAGATGTTCAGCACGATCTCGGTCGAGCGGGTGATCAAGGACGTCATCGGCCCGGACCTGGTGGCGAGCTACGAGGCAGAGCGCGAGATCGACTTCGCCTTCAGTTGGAAGGACCGGGCCCGCCTGCGCTGCAATGCCTTCCATCAGCGCGACACGTGTGCGCTGTCCCTGCGGATCATCCCCTACGAGATCCCCGGGTTCGCGCAGCTCGGCATCCCCCCGGCCGTCGAGGCCTTGGTGGAGCTGCCGATGGGATTGGTCATCGTCACCGGCCCGACGGGCTCGGGAAAGTCGACGACCCTGGCGGCGATGATCGATTACATCAATCGCTACCGCAAGTGCCACATCATCACGATCGAGGACCCGATCGAATACGTCCACGCCAACCATCGGTCGGCCGTGAGCCAGCGAGAAGTCGGGACTGACACGGTGTCCTTCGAGCGGGCGCTGCGCTCCGTGCTGCGCGAGGACCCCGACGTGCTGTTGGTGGGTGAGATGCGCGACCTCGAGAGCATCGCCACCACCCTCACCATCGCCGAGACCGGGCACCTGGTGTTCGCCACGCTGCACACCAATGACAGCGCCCAGGCGATCGACCGCATCGTGGACATCTTCCCGTCGGACCGTCGCGAGCAGATTCAGGTCCAGCTGGCTTCGACCCTCGAGGGCGTGATCTACCAGCGCCTGGTGCCCCGGATCGGTGGAGGGCTGGTCTCCGCCTACGAGGTGCTGATGGCCAATCACGCCGTGCGCAACCTCATCCGCGAGGGCAAGACCCGCCAGCTGCGCAACGTCGTCTCCACCCACCAGTCGGAGGGCATGCAGACCCTCGAGATGGGCCTGAACCAGCTGATGGCCGAGGACCTGATCGATTACGAGACGGCCCTCCGGGTGAGCCTCTACCCGAAGGAGGTGGAGCGGCCCCGGCAGTACGCGCAGATGCAGAAGGTCCAGGCCCCCGAGCCTGTTCTCGAACCGGTCATGCCCGGCGCGATGGTGGCCAGCCCGGACAACCCGCGGGTGACCTCGTTCTGA